One part of the bacterium genome encodes these proteins:
- a CDS encoding acetoacetate--CoA ligase: protein MKDPIWRPTTERIANSNLTAYQKFLVDNFALKFADFAQLYQWSVSDIPKFWKSIWKFADVIHSRGYDRINDGDHMWDNHWFTGAKLNYAENLLRHSADRNAIVCWNESGDKRRLTFGELRSQVAACAAGLRASGVGVGDRVAAYMPNMPESVIMMLAATSIGAIWSSCSPDFGLQGVLDRFQQIEPKILLAVDSYSYHGKLIDRSDTLLHIVEGLPTLRRAVIVNRKSPIFAADSRFVDWNDFLQPTAEPLQFAQLDFDHPIYILYSSGTTGVPKCIVHGAGGTLLQHFKEHSFHCDLKPGDVLCYFTTCGWMMWNWLVGALFNGVTIFLYDGSPAHPDLSTLWNAIDEENINVFGTSPKFLQSCESAGLSPRKSHRLDSLKAILSTGSPLPDSSFEWVYREVKSDIQLASISGGTDIVSCFMLGAPTIPVYSGEIQTRGLGMKVETFNDEGKSVIDEVGELVCTAPFPSRPVQFWNDPDGAKYKSAYFDHFPGIWRHGDFIKITESGGIIVYGRSDATLNRGGVRIGTAEIYGPVEALPEIEDSLVVERRIGSDSQVVLFVVLAEGSDLNEDLIQKIRRTIREQESPRHVPDKIVPIAEIPRTVSGKKVELAVGRILNGQPVTNREALANPNSLLQFEALAKSWE from the coding sequence ATGAAAGACCCGATCTGGCGGCCTACAACGGAACGAATCGCAAACTCCAACCTAACCGCTTACCAGAAATTCCTTGTCGACAACTTCGCGCTCAAATTCGCAGACTTCGCTCAGCTGTATCAATGGTCAGTCTCCGATATCCCGAAATTCTGGAAATCGATCTGGAAATTTGCGGATGTCATCCATTCCCGCGGTTATGATCGCATTAACGATGGCGACCACATGTGGGACAATCATTGGTTCACCGGCGCGAAACTGAACTACGCCGAAAATCTGCTCCGCCACTCCGCTGACCGTAACGCTATCGTCTGCTGGAATGAATCTGGAGATAAGCGCCGCCTGACTTTTGGCGAGTTGCGCTCTCAGGTCGCCGCCTGTGCCGCCGGCTTGCGTGCAAGCGGTGTTGGCGTTGGTGATCGCGTTGCCGCTTACATGCCCAACATGCCCGAATCTGTCATCATGATGCTCGCCGCGACCAGCATCGGCGCTATTTGGTCATCATGTTCTCCCGACTTCGGACTTCAGGGTGTCTTGGACCGCTTTCAACAGATTGAACCCAAAATACTCCTCGCCGTCGATAGCTACTCCTATCACGGAAAACTAATCGACCGGTCCGATACACTCTTGCATATCGTTGAAGGCTTGCCGACACTTCGGCGGGCAGTGATCGTCAATCGCAAATCGCCGATATTCGCTGCCGATTCAAGATTTGTCGATTGGAACGATTTCCTCCAACCGACTGCAGAGCCGCTCCAATTCGCTCAGCTCGACTTTGATCACCCGATCTACATCCTCTATTCGTCGGGCACAACCGGTGTCCCCAAGTGCATCGTCCACGGTGCCGGCGGAACCTTGCTCCAACATTTCAAAGAGCATTCATTTCACTGCGATCTCAAACCCGGCGACGTCCTCTGTTACTTCACCACCTGTGGCTGGATGATGTGGAACTGGCTTGTAGGCGCACTATTCAATGGTGTGACTATCTTCCTATATGATGGCAGCCCCGCTCATCCCGATTTGAGCACTCTCTGGAACGCCATCGACGAAGAAAACATCAACGTCTTCGGCACCAGCCCGAAATTCCTCCAATCATGCGAGTCCGCTGGTTTGTCACCGCGAAAATCACATCGCCTCGACTCACTGAAAGCCATTCTCTCAACAGGATCTCCTTTGCCTGATTCTTCCTTCGAATGGGTCTACCGCGAAGTCAAATCCGATATCCAGCTTGCCTCGATCTCCGGCGGCACTGATATCGTATCTTGTTTCATGTTGGGCGCACCCACCATCCCGGTGTACTCCGGCGAAATCCAGACTCGCGGTCTGGGAATGAAAGTCGAGACCTTCAATGATGAAGGGAAGAGCGTCATCGACGAAGTCGGAGAACTCGTCTGCACTGCGCCATTTCCGTCACGTCCGGTCCAGTTCTGGAATGATCCCGACGGCGCGAAGTACAAGTCTGCGTACTTCGATCATTTTCCTGGTATCTGGCGTCACGGCGACTTCATCAAAATCACCGAATCCGGCGGCATCATCGTTTATGGCCGTTCCGATGCCACCCTCAATCGCGGGGGCGTCCGAATCGGTACTGCCGAAATCTATGGCCCCGTCGAAGCTCTCCCCGAGATCGAGGACAGCCTCGTTGTCGAGCGTCGAATTGGCTCCGATAGCCAAGTTGTTCTTTTTGTCGTCCTTGCAGAAGGATCAGATTTAAATGAAGACCTGATTCAGAAAATCCGCCGCACTATTCGAGAGCAGGAGTCTCCCCGCCATGTACCCGACAAAATAGTACCGATAGCCGAAATTCCTCGCACCGTCAGCGGTAAGAAAGTAGAGCTGGCAGTTGGTCGAATTCTCAATGGCCAACCGGTAACCAATCGCGAAGCTCTTGCTAACCCAAACTCGCTCCTTCAGTTTGAAGCGCTTGCCAAATCCTGGGAGTAG
- a CDS encoding TolC family protein gives MKFILILFSGLILISANAAAQSGQMRNDATLLRPDSAFAATIAAMKGQKLSLAEARNLAIKNATEVRLASASLLAAKGELRRVRGGFDPELFAELGRSGNDAPSASPFGGADVVETEQTNTTTGVRMKLPFGTEIEASVNARKLETNSSFAALNPEYSATSLLQLTQPLLSGFGPAAKADLSAARHQYEAALARYEQALLNVGADIENKYWDLYAAERDLAVQILIRDRGLAFLNQASLRAKAGLVGPGDVAKARVFVADQEQQVLDREEAIGRISDELASLIGQRPSDGTPRFRPTDTPISAYAAPPSAESVVSEAMERNQRLKAAEMDLEAARAREAGGKWNAWPTLDLVGSIGGNGLAGTAQEIAFGGETYTSDFDGSAGDSWSQAISRDYPNWSIGLTFAMPIGLRPGRGERDRLSAERIRSEQLLVDTRRTLEEDVRAYHRELLYANQRLIAAEEGVEASLEQVRIGVLDYDTGRISAVEIVLLAEDLARAQQSWTRALVKAAKATAQLRKFTGSPDNSN, from the coding sequence ATGAAGTTTATTCTTATTCTGTTCTCGGGCCTGATCCTGATTTCAGCGAATGCCGCTGCCCAATCAGGACAAATGCGTAATGATGCCACTCTCTTGCGTCCCGATAGCGCTTTTGCTGCGACTATCGCCGCTATGAAGGGCCAGAAGCTTAGTCTTGCCGAGGCGCGCAATCTCGCGATTAAAAACGCCACTGAAGTCAGATTAGCCTCTGCATCCCTGCTGGCCGCCAAGGGCGAACTGCGCCGCGTCCGCGGTGGATTCGACCCCGAACTCTTTGCCGAATTGGGACGTTCAGGCAACGACGCACCCAGTGCCAGCCCTTTCGGCGGCGCCGACGTTGTCGAAACCGAACAAACCAACACAACGACCGGCGTTCGCATGAAACTGCCATTTGGCACCGAAATCGAAGCCAGCGTCAACGCCCGCAAGCTCGAAACGAATTCCTCGTTTGCCGCGCTTAATCCCGAGTATAGCGCAACGAGCTTACTCCAACTGACTCAGCCGTTGTTGAGTGGATTTGGTCCTGCCGCAAAGGCAGACCTCTCCGCAGCGCGCCACCAATACGAGGCTGCATTGGCTCGCTATGAACAGGCTCTTCTCAATGTCGGTGCCGATATCGAGAACAAATATTGGGACCTCTATGCTGCAGAACGCGATTTGGCGGTTCAAATACTGATTCGTGACCGTGGTCTGGCATTCCTCAATCAGGCATCACTGCGTGCAAAGGCAGGATTGGTTGGACCCGGCGACGTCGCAAAAGCGCGCGTATTCGTCGCCGATCAGGAACAACAGGTGCTTGACCGCGAAGAGGCAATCGGCAGAATCTCCGACGAACTTGCGTCCCTGATTGGCCAACGGCCTTCAGATGGCACACCTCGGTTTCGCCCGACTGATACTCCGATTTCCGCTTACGCTGCTCCACCCAGCGCCGAGTCAGTAGTTTCTGAAGCGATGGAAAGAAATCAACGCCTCAAGGCCGCAGAAATGGACCTCGAAGCAGCTCGCGCTCGCGAAGCCGGCGGCAAATGGAATGCCTGGCCAACTCTTGATCTGGTCGGCTCAATCGGCGGCAACGGACTTGCCGGTACTGCCCAAGAAATCGCGTTTGGTGGCGAGACTTATACTTCCGATTTTGACGGCAGCGCCGGAGACTCCTGGAGTCAGGCAATCAGCCGTGATTATCCAAATTGGTCCATTGGTCTTACGTTTGCCATGCCAATCGGGCTCCGACCCGGCCGTGGCGAACGCGATCGTTTGAGCGCCGAGCGAATTCGCAGCGAACAACTGCTCGTTGATACCAGACGAACCTTAGAAGAAGACGTTCGCGCATATCACCGCGAACTGCTCTATGCCAACCAGCGATTGATCGCCGCCGAAGAGGGCGTCGAGGCATCATTAGAGCAGGTTCGAATCGGTGTGCTCGATTACGATACTGGGCGAATCTCTGCCGTCGAGATCGTATTACTGGCAGAAGATCTGGCGCGTGCTCAACAAAGCTGGACGCGCGCACTTGTAAAGGCTGCAAAGGCCACAGCACAGTTACGGAAATTCACTGGCTCACCTGATAATTCAAACTGA
- a CDS encoding aromatic amino acid hydroxylase codes for MNLPDNENIRRLPNHLRQFIVDQSYERYTSVDHAVWRYVMRQNYNFLREYAHLIYFDGLEKTGIGVERIPSILEMNEILSRIGWAAVSVDGFIPPSAFMEFQEYRVLVIAADIRQIEHVEYTPAPDIIHEAAGHAPIIADQQYADYLQQFGAVGAKAMSSKKDFELYEAIRHLSILKEAHTSKPEEIRHAEDDVAFKQANLGKPSEMALVSRLHWWTVEYGLIGTLDKPKIFGAGLLSSIGESANCIKPTVKKILYSIDAANYAFDITNQQPQLFVTPSFEHLSEVLADFASRMAYKVGGLEGVKKAIECNNTCTCQYSSGVQVSGTFSEVLLDDRGELAYIRTNSPTNLAFENKELPGHDKQYHHDGFGSPVGRLRHHPLPLEDCSDGELQHLGIVANREAELIFESGVTVKGTVLTVLRRGGKVVLISFDDCKVTFNDSTLFDPSWGNYDMTVGAKIASVFSGAADKDAYDQAHIVPRERTIKVTYDEKRLALHELYQTVRNCREQGSGHDTLPGIWATLRYSHQNDWLLSMEILELLSKSNLYPNVATEIRAYLQQRAREDESLTKMIEDGFHLIAIQ; via the coding sequence ATGAATCTTCCCGACAATGAGAATATCCGCCGCCTGCCTAACCATTTGCGGCAGTTCATTGTTGACCAAAGTTACGAACGCTACACCTCCGTCGATCATGCCGTCTGGCGCTATGTTATGCGCCAGAACTACAATTTTCTCCGCGAATATGCGCACCTCATCTACTTCGACGGCCTCGAGAAAACCGGTATCGGCGTTGAGCGAATTCCGTCGATTCTCGAAATGAACGAGATTCTCTCGCGCATCGGTTGGGCAGCAGTTTCAGTAGATGGTTTCATTCCACCGTCCGCCTTTATGGAATTTCAAGAATATCGCGTTCTCGTCATTGCCGCCGACATTCGCCAGATTGAACACGTCGAATACACGCCGGCTCCCGACATTATCCACGAAGCCGCCGGTCACGCCCCGATCATCGCCGACCAACAATATGCCGACTATCTCCAGCAATTCGGTGCTGTAGGCGCCAAAGCAATGTCGTCAAAGAAAGATTTCGAGCTGTACGAAGCGATTCGTCACCTGTCCATCCTCAAAGAAGCCCATACTTCCAAACCGGAAGAAATCAGACACGCCGAAGATGATGTCGCCTTCAAACAAGCCAATCTCGGCAAACCATCAGAAATGGCGTTGGTGTCACGCTTGCATTGGTGGACTGTAGAATATGGACTGATTGGCACTCTGGATAAACCAAAGATATTCGGCGCCGGTTTGCTGTCTTCCATCGGCGAATCCGCCAACTGCATCAAGCCGACGGTGAAGAAGATCCTCTATTCCATCGACGCCGCGAATTATGCCTTTGATATCACAAACCAGCAGCCGCAGCTATTTGTTACGCCCAGTTTCGAGCATTTGAGCGAGGTTCTTGCCGACTTCGCCTCCCGTATGGCTTACAAAGTCGGCGGACTCGAAGGCGTCAAAAAGGCCATCGAATGCAACAACACTTGCACTTGCCAGTACAGCTCCGGAGTTCAAGTCTCCGGCACCTTCTCTGAAGTCCTGCTTGACGATAGGGGAGAGTTGGCTTACATCCGGACAAACTCGCCAACCAATCTTGCATTCGAAAACAAAGAACTCCCCGGCCACGACAAACAGTATCATCACGACGGCTTCGGCTCGCCTGTCGGCAGATTGCGCCACCATCCGCTGCCGCTAGAAGACTGCAGCGATGGTGAACTCCAGCATCTTGGCATCGTTGCCAACCGGGAGGCAGAACTGATTTTCGAAAGTGGCGTTACCGTCAAGGGTACTGTATTAACCGTCCTACGCCGCGGTGGCAAAGTGGTCCTGATCAGTTTCGATGACTGCAAAGTCACATTCAATGACAGCACTCTATTTGACCCGTCGTGGGGCAACTACGATATGACTGTCGGCGCCAAGATTGCTTCAGTATTCTCCGGAGCCGCCGACAAGGACGCTTACGACCAAGCCCACATCGTTCCTCGAGAACGCACTATCAAAGTCACATACGACGAAAAGCGTCTTGCGCTGCATGAACTGTACCAGACAGTCCGCAACTGCCGCGAACAGGGAAGTGGTCATGATACTCTGCCCGGCATCTGGGCGACACTTCGCTATTCGCATCAGAATGACTGGCTGCTCTCGATGGAAATTCTCGAACTGCTTTCCAAGTCGAACCTCTATCCAAATGTCGCTACCGAGATTCGTGCCTATCTGCAACAGCGCGCTCGAGAAGATGAATCACTTACCAAAATGATCGAAGACGGCTTTCATTTGATAGCTATTCAATAA
- a CDS encoding efflux RND transporter permease subunit, producing MKISELSIKRPVFATVMSLAIVLFGIVAYTRLPVREYPNIDSPIVSVNTFYRGASARVMETEITDVLEEQLATIEGIRTMTSSSSEQGSGISIEFELDRNIEEAANDVRDKVSRTLGQLPAEADEPVVSKIDANAQPIIWIALSSDRHNTLELSEVADLQLKERVLRLPGVGAVIIGGERRYSMRVWLDPQLMAAHGLTTTDVENAIRRANAEVPGGRVEGKGREFSVLTRGEVSQPEEFAAIIVKQNGDEQVRLGDVAKVEVGAEDDRTATRYNGKPAVGLGVVKQSTASTLSVGEEVEKALPELRKLLPQGMEIQFAYNSSVFVRQSISEVGETILIALALVVLVILAFLKSLRATVIPAVAIPISIIGSLAVAYFLGFTINILTLLAIVLAIGLVVDDAIVMLENIYRHLQMGKSRLRASYDGAKEIGFAVLATTIALVAVFVPLAFLTGSVGRLFNEFGITVAAAVLISGFVALTFTPMLCSKILKPLHGTSNSWASRSFDAFFEWVDRTYDRVLRFCIRNKGLTIAGSVVFVGLGLFLYTFLPSELIPTEDRGTAFGLVIAPDGSTLEYTDRYMRQLEGILMSLPEHQGLFTATGLSFGAAGSPSDGFAFFRLKERSEREKSQQQIVGEMFPPLFAIPGVTSFLINLPSLNTGAGNTPIEYVLLGDTYDDLQSAVGIMMRKASELGFLINLNTDLKLNKPQLEIHIDRDRAAQLGVSVADIGTTLETFLGGRVVSNFKRASKQYDVILQLRPQDRATPDAIDQLYIRGNGQLVQLATVVNVTETVAPKSLNHFNRVRSAKITANLPPGVALGDAIDALDNIAQTELPPSIKTDLSGQSREFRDSSSSLYFMFVLAVVFIFLVLAAQFESFVHPFTILLAVPLAIVGAIAALFAFGQSMNIFSQIGLIMLIGLVTKNSILIVEFANQLREQGQDALNAVIESSRIRLRPILMTSFATVFGVLPIAIGLGAGAESRRPLGIAVVGGLIFSTFLTLVLVPVVYALLARFTPAHGHEEEHAMHSEIAEKPAGV from the coding sequence ATGAAAATAAGTGAACTATCAATTAAGAGACCCGTCTTCGCCACGGTGATGAGTCTCGCCATCGTGCTATTCGGCATTGTGGCTTATACTCGTCTCCCGGTCCGCGAGTACCCGAACATTGACTCGCCAATCGTCTCCGTGAACACTTTCTATCGCGGCGCCAGCGCTCGCGTTATGGAAACGGAAATCACCGACGTTCTCGAAGAACAACTTGCCACGATCGAGGGCATCCGCACGATGACCTCCTCAAGCAGTGAGCAGGGTTCCGGCATTTCGATTGAATTCGAACTCGATCGCAATATTGAAGAGGCCGCCAACGACGTGCGCGACAAAGTAAGCCGCACCCTCGGACAGCTTCCTGCAGAAGCCGACGAACCTGTCGTTTCCAAGATCGATGCCAACGCTCAGCCAATTATCTGGATCGCTTTGTCAAGTGATCGCCACAACACCCTCGAACTCTCCGAAGTCGCCGACCTTCAATTGAAAGAACGCGTCCTGCGCCTTCCCGGCGTCGGCGCAGTTATCATCGGCGGCGAACGCAGATATTCAATGCGCGTTTGGCTCGACCCGCAGTTGATGGCCGCACACGGTTTGACAACTACCGATGTCGAAAACGCCATTCGCCGCGCTAATGCCGAAGTTCCCGGCGGTCGTGTCGAAGGGAAGGGGAGGGAATTTTCTGTTCTTACCCGTGGCGAAGTTTCTCAACCGGAAGAGTTCGCCGCCATCATCGTCAAGCAAAACGGTGACGAACAGGTGCGGCTCGGTGATGTTGCCAAGGTCGAAGTCGGCGCAGAAGACGACCGCACGGCGACCCGCTACAACGGGAAACCTGCCGTTGGCCTTGGTGTCGTTAAACAATCGACCGCCAGCACACTCTCGGTCGGTGAAGAAGTTGAGAAAGCGCTGCCCGAATTGCGCAAGTTACTCCCGCAAGGAATGGAAATCCAGTTCGCTTACAATTCCTCAGTATTCGTCCGCCAATCGATCAGCGAAGTCGGCGAGACTATTCTCATCGCTCTGGCATTGGTCGTATTGGTAATTCTCGCATTCCTCAAGAGCCTGCGCGCTACCGTCATTCCGGCAGTCGCGATTCCGATTTCAATCATCGGCTCTCTCGCCGTTGCCTACTTCCTCGGATTCACGATCAACATCTTGACGCTCTTGGCAATCGTTCTCGCGATCGGGCTTGTCGTCGATGATGCTATCGTTATGCTCGAAAACATCTATCGACACCTCCAAATGGGGAAGAGCCGTCTTCGCGCTTCGTACGACGGCGCCAAGGAGATCGGCTTTGCAGTGCTCGCCACAACTATCGCACTCGTAGCAGTATTTGTGCCGCTGGCATTCTTGACCGGTAGTGTCGGAAGATTGTTTAACGAGTTCGGTATCACCGTCGCCGCAGCGGTCTTGATTTCCGGATTCGTCGCACTGACATTCACGCCGATGCTATGCTCCAAGATTCTCAAGCCATTGCACGGTACTTCGAACAGCTGGGCATCGCGCTCCTTCGATGCGTTTTTTGAATGGGTTGATCGTACCTATGATCGCGTTCTTCGTTTCTGTATTCGCAACAAGGGGCTGACTATTGCCGGATCAGTAGTATTCGTCGGCCTGGGGCTATTCCTTTACACATTCTTGCCGAGCGAACTGATTCCTACCGAAGACCGCGGCACTGCCTTCGGACTTGTCATTGCCCCCGACGGTTCAACACTCGAATACACTGACCGCTACATGCGTCAGCTTGAAGGCATCTTAATGAGCCTGCCGGAGCATCAGGGACTCTTTACAGCAACCGGTCTCTCATTTGGTGCCGCCGGTTCGCCCAGCGACGGCTTCGCTTTCTTCCGACTTAAAGAGCGTTCCGAAAGAGAAAAGTCTCAACAGCAAATCGTCGGTGAAATGTTCCCGCCGTTGTTTGCCATCCCCGGTGTCACTTCATTCTTGATCAACCTGCCCAGTCTCAACACCGGCGCCGGCAACACTCCAATCGAGTATGTCCTGCTCGGTGATACCTATGATGACTTGCAGTCCGCTGTCGGCATCATGATGCGCAAAGCATCCGAGCTTGGGTTCTTGATCAACCTGAACACCGATCTCAAACTCAACAAACCGCAGTTGGAAATCCACATCGACCGCGATCGTGCAGCCCAGCTTGGTGTCTCCGTCGCCGATATCGGCACGACTCTCGAGACTTTCCTTGGTGGCCGCGTCGTCTCAAACTTCAAGCGCGCGTCTAAGCAATACGACGTGATTCTTCAATTGCGTCCGCAGGATCGCGCAACTCCCGACGCTATCGATCAGCTTTATATCAGGGGCAACGGTCAACTGGTACAACTCGCGACCGTTGTCAACGTTACCGAAACCGTCGCGCCAAAATCGCTAAACCACTTCAATCGCGTTCGCTCGGCAAAAATCACCGCCAATCTTCCTCCCGGCGTAGCCCTTGGCGACGCTATCGACGCACTCGACAACATCGCGCAGACCGAATTACCGCCGAGTATCAAGACCGATCTGTCGGGTCAGTCGCGCGAATTTCGTGACTCCAGTTCGAGTTTGTACTTCATGTTCGTTCTCGCCGTCGTGTTCATCTTCCTGGTGCTCGCAGCGCAGTTCGAAAGCTTCGTCCACCCGTTCACGATCTTGCTTGCCGTGCCGTTAGCTATCGTCGGCGCGATCGCGGCACTGTTCGCCTTCGGCCAGTCAATGAACATCTTTTCGCAGATCGGCCTAATCATGTTGATTGGCTTGGTCACGAAGAACTCTATCCTGATCGTCGAATTTGCCAACCAGTTACGTGAGCAGGGACAGGATGCCCTCAATGCAGTCATTGAATCATCGCGAATTCGCTTACGCCCGATTCTTATGACCTCGTTTGCGACTGTGTTTGGCGTACTCCCGATCGCCATCGGTCTCGGCGCTGGCGCCGAGTCGCGGCGTCCGCTCGGTATCGCTGTTGTCGGCGGGTTGATATTTTCGACCTTCCTGACGTTGGTTCTCGTGCCGGTGGTTTACGCACTGCTCGCCCGATTTACTCCGGCACACGGCCACGAGGAAGAGCACGCTATGCATTCCGAAATTGCTGAAAAACCGGCCGGCGTGTAA
- a CDS encoding response regulator: MTTQSTIRVLFVDDDRNFLDAVARQFHNRFELMIAEGGVEGLQAMRLQGPFQVVVSDMRMPDMNGIQFLARAREINPDTVRIMLTGNAELDTAMHAVNEGNIFRFLVKPCQKATMEWAIEAGVEQYRLITSERELLEQTLKGSVQVLADTLALASPLAFSRSSRVKEYVSQLARQLALENVWEFDIAALLSQIGCVSIPPDILEKVYSGTELSSEESKMYHSHPEFGGKLISLIPRLNEVSQMIATQMVEFKDCGATVENIMGNRVVLGAQLLKISTEFDTLTLTGQLHDHVIGNLKMRNSEFCPLLARTLEQVEVVAVETELREVAIRDLTDSMTLAQDIHTRSGLLVAPKGQKATLSLRTRLENYLHRKEIDQKIRAIVPAARPAVIGKTIDAPMGT, from the coding sequence ATGACCACACAATCGACGATTAGAGTTTTGTTCGTCGACGACGACCGCAATTTTCTTGATGCGGTTGCTCGACAGTTTCACAATCGATTTGAGTTGATGATAGCAGAAGGCGGCGTCGAGGGACTTCAGGCTATGCGACTGCAAGGACCGTTCCAAGTGGTGGTGTCGGACATGCGGATGCCGGACATGAACGGAATACAGTTTCTTGCCCGAGCGCGAGAGATTAACCCTGACACGGTTCGCATCATGCTGACCGGCAATGCCGAGTTAGACACGGCGATGCATGCCGTCAATGAAGGCAACATTTTCAGGTTCCTGGTGAAGCCGTGCCAAAAGGCGACGATGGAATGGGCAATTGAGGCGGGGGTTGAGCAGTACCGGCTGATTACATCGGAGCGCGAGTTGCTTGAGCAGACGCTCAAGGGCAGCGTTCAGGTATTGGCGGATACTCTTGCCCTAGCCAGCCCGTTGGCGTTTAGCCGTTCGTCGCGGGTGAAAGAGTATGTGAGTCAACTCGCCCGGCAGCTGGCATTGGAGAATGTATGGGAGTTCGACATAGCTGCTCTTCTGTCACAAATTGGCTGCGTGTCGATTCCGCCGGATATTCTTGAGAAGGTATATTCCGGTACTGAGCTGAGCAGTGAAGAGAGCAAGATGTATCATTCGCACCCGGAGTTTGGCGGCAAGTTGATTTCACTTATTCCGAGATTGAATGAAGTGAGCCAAATGATCGCCACGCAGATGGTTGAATTCAAGGATTGCGGCGCCACGGTTGAGAACATCATGGGCAACCGGGTAGTATTGGGTGCGCAACTGTTGAAGATATCAACCGAATTCGATACGCTGACATTGACGGGACAGCTTCACGATCATGTGATTGGAAACCTGAAAATGCGCAATAGCGAGTTCTGTCCGCTGTTGGCGCGTACACTTGAGCAGGTCGAAGTTGTCGCCGTTGAAACGGAGTTGCGCGAAGTTGCGATCCGTGATTTGACGGACTCAATGACGCTTGCCCAAGATATTCATACCAGATCAGGGCTGCTTGTAGCGCCGAAGGGGCAGAAGGCGACACTTTCGCTGCGCACGCGACTGGAGAATTACCTTCATCGGAAGGAAATTGATCAAAAGATTCGCGCAATCGTCCCCGCAGCAAGGCCGGCTGTTATTGGAAAAACTATTGACGCACCAATGGGAACGTAA
- a CDS encoding efflux RND transporter periplasmic adaptor subunit translates to MPTKSLTLRLLLFISLIGIVSSIAGCQTKQAGGFQMPPTPVETATVELSTVTDRFESVGSIDASEMITVVSEIDALVMALPFREGAPIGKGDLIAQLDDSKLAAEVAKAEATVEQRRASYDRVKSVVDQNAAAPQDLDDAAAELKRAEAELAFAQANLDKTRIVAPFSGVVGARRVSPGAFLRAGSAITDLTQFETIKVTFSAPERFYPSLTRGAEVQVSTTAFPDYVLKGTIDVVEPMIDQATRSVKIIAKVQNPEGKFRPGMSANVTAILQERQQSMSIPDEAIFAEGSQTLVFVVSPDSTAVRTPITIGTRMSDAVEVLTGLKAGDKIVRAGHQKLYDGAKVMPVSSQPESTKTN, encoded by the coding sequence ATGCCAACCAAATCTCTTACACTACGACTGCTCTTGTTTATCTCCCTTATCGGGATTGTCAGCTCGATCGCTGGCTGCCAGACCAAACAGGCGGGCGGATTTCAGATGCCGCCAACCCCAGTCGAAACCGCGACCGTCGAGCTCTCGACCGTCACCGATCGTTTTGAATCTGTAGGTTCAATTGATGCGAGCGAAATGATCACTGTCGTCTCCGAAATCGACGCGCTCGTCATGGCTTTGCCGTTTCGCGAAGGCGCCCCGATCGGCAAGGGCGACCTCATCGCTCAACTCGACGACTCGAAACTGGCCGCCGAAGTTGCCAAAGCTGAAGCTACCGTCGAACAGCGCCGTGCGAGTTACGATCGTGTGAAATCCGTCGTCGATCAAAATGCTGCGGCACCTCAGGATCTCGATGATGCCGCCGCCGAACTCAAGCGCGCTGAAGCTGAGCTCGCATTTGCTCAGGCAAATCTCGACAAGACCCGCATCGTCGCGCCGTTTTCCGGTGTCGTCGGCGCACGTCGCGTCAGCCCCGGTGCATTCCTGCGCGCGGGAAGTGCCATCACCGATCTCACCCAATTCGAAACGATCAAAGTCACTTTTTCTGCACCGGAACGATTCTATCCCAGCCTTACACGCGGAGCAGAAGTCCAAGTGTCTACAACTGCTTTCCCTGACTACGTCTTGAAAGGCACCATCGATGTCGTTGAGCCGATGATTGATCAGGCAACTCGTTCAGTCAAGATTATCGCGAAAGTACAAAATCCTGAAGGCAAGTTCCGCCCGGGTATGTCGGCAAATGTCACCGCAATCCTGCAAGAGCGTCAACAATCAATGTCGATTCCCGATGAAGCAATTTTCGCTGAAGGCAGCCAGACGCTTGTCTTTGTCGTTTCTCCAGATAGCACTGCCGTTCGGACCCCGATTACAATCGGTACGCGCATGAGTGATGCCGTCGAAGTCTTGACGGGCCTCAAGGCTGGCGACAAAATCGTCAGGGCGGGCCACCAGAAACTCTACGATGGCGCCAAAGTGATGCCGGTAAGTTCGCAGCCGGAATCAACCAAGACTAACTAA